In one Candidatus Caccoplasma merdavium genomic region, the following are encoded:
- a CDS encoding 6-carboxytetrahydropterin synthase has protein sequence MRSITTFDLQYAHRFYGFQGEAQYLHGHTGTLTIEVEDTIEKGVNMVYPCNEIQKVAWEVLKNFDHALILREDDPLLPAILDVYEKQGIRNGHPQNKMKGEAFKTELATAYPDARLVVTKETMTVEGMIKIVYDLLKDKLNIAKITFTSGVNAGSAEFDTKNNIERCPLCGVALNKDGVCPKCGYRKR, from the coding sequence ATGAGAAGTATCACAACGTTCGATTTGCAGTATGCTCATCGTTTCTATGGTTTCCAAGGTGAAGCACAGTATCTTCACGGTCATACCGGGACTCTGACAATAGAGGTAGAAGATACGATTGAAAAAGGCGTGAACATGGTCTATCCGTGTAACGAAATCCAAAAGGTGGCATGGGAGGTGTTGAAAAATTTCGACCATGCCCTGATACTCCGCGAAGATGATCCGCTGTTGCCGGCCATACTCGACGTGTATGAAAAACAAGGTATCCGCAACGGTCACCCGCAGAACAAGATGAAAGGAGAGGCTTTTAAGACCGAGCTGGCCACCGCATATCCAGATGCACGCCTGGTGGTGACGAAAGAGACAATGACCGTCGAGGGCATGATAAAGATTGTCTATGACTTACTCAAAGACAAACTGAACATAGCCAAAATCACGTTCACAAGCGGTGTGAATGCAGGCTCTGCCGAGTTCGACACCAAGAACAACATCGAGCGCTGCCCGCTCTGCGGTGTAGCTCTTAACAAGGACGGTGTATGCCCGAAATGTGGTTACAGAAAGAGATAA
- the sppA gene encoding signal peptide peptidase SppA, with protein MKEFFKFTFATIVGLLITGAIVSVFGIIVLMGVAASSDAETTVKENSVYVLDLEGVVSERSQENPFGRFLGNSTTVHGLDDIVASIRKAKENKDIKGICLNAGGFSCSSASMQEIRRALGDFKTSGKFIIAYGDSYTQSSYYLASIADKVILNPSGSISWHGMASRLMFYKDLMKKVGVEMQVFRVGTYKSAVEPYIANEMSAANKEQTRAYVQSIWNQILNDVSASRHISVDSLNILADRNMDYALATEYVRCGLADTLMYKDQLHDYLKKLTGIKDEKKRPNVLTMSEMMHVKETKEASKSKNKIAVYYAYGAIDDAMDAFGSEGIHSEKVMIDLRKLREDDNVKAVVLRVNSPGGSAYGSEQIWREVSLLKEKKPVIVSMGDYAASGGYYISCAADWIVAEATTLTGSIGIFGMIPDPSRLLTETLNLHFDGVKTNRLADMGAMGRPLNTEERALFQNMVNDGYELFTRRCADGRKMPVEEIKKIAEGRVWTGEMAKGLKLVDQLGGLDDAIAAAADRANLEDYRVERYPEQMDFLTSLLSNVSPDRYIQEKVKSMFGNFGQTFLFLKNIDKVDRLQARMPFDIMFQ; from the coding sequence ATGAAAGAGTTTTTTAAATTTACGTTTGCGACCATTGTCGGACTGTTGATTACCGGTGCGATAGTCAGCGTGTTCGGAATCATCGTCTTGATGGGAGTAGCAGCAAGTTCGGATGCCGAGACGACGGTAAAAGAAAATTCGGTATATGTTTTAGACCTTGAAGGTGTAGTCTCGGAACGCAGTCAGGAAAATCCTTTCGGACGATTCTTGGGTAACAGCACAACCGTGCATGGTCTCGATGACATTGTCGCCTCCATCAGAAAGGCCAAAGAGAACAAAGACATCAAAGGCATCTGCCTCAATGCAGGTGGTTTCTCCTGCTCTTCCGCTTCCATGCAAGAAATACGTCGTGCCCTTGGCGATTTTAAAACGAGTGGAAAATTTATTATTGCCTATGGCGACAGTTACACTCAGAGCTCATATTATTTGGCAAGTATCGCCGACAAAGTGATTCTGAATCCTTCGGGCAGTATATCATGGCACGGCATGGCAAGCCGTCTCATGTTCTACAAAGACCTCATGAAAAAGGTGGGTGTAGAGATGCAGGTATTCCGTGTGGGAACTTATAAATCGGCTGTTGAACCCTATATCGCCAACGAAATGAGTGCGGCAAACAAAGAGCAGACTCGCGCTTATGTGCAATCGATATGGAACCAAATCCTAAATGATGTTTCTGCTTCGCGTCATATATCGGTCGATTCCTTGAATATACTGGCCGATAGAAACATGGATTATGCTCTTGCCACCGAGTATGTTCGCTGTGGCTTGGCCGACACGCTGATGTATAAAGACCAGTTGCATGATTATTTGAAGAAGTTGACCGGTATCAAGGACGAGAAAAAACGTCCCAACGTCCTTACAATGTCTGAAATGATGCATGTGAAAGAGACAAAAGAGGCATCTAAAAGCAAAAATAAGATAGCCGTTTATTATGCCTACGGGGCGATAGACGACGCCATGGACGCTTTTGGCTCCGAAGGCATACACTCCGAAAAAGTGATGATCGACCTCCGGAAACTTCGTGAAGACGACAATGTAAAAGCCGTTGTCTTGCGTGTGAACTCGCCCGGAGGAAGTGCCTATGGCAGTGAACAGATATGGCGCGAGGTTTCTCTCTTGAAAGAGAAAAAACCGGTCATCGTTTCCATGGGCGATTACGCCGCTTCGGGGGGCTATTATATTTCATGTGCTGCCGATTGGATTGTGGCCGAGGCGACCACTCTCACCGGCTCCATTGGGATATTCGGTATGATACCCGACCCGTCGAGACTGCTTACCGAGACATTAAATCTGCATTTCGATGGCGTGAAGACAAATCGTCTTGCCGACATGGGAGCCATGGGGCGGCCCCTAAACACTGAGGAACGCGCCTTGTTCCAGAACATGGTAAACGACGGCTATGAACTCTTCACACGTCGCTGTGCCGATGGCCGCAAGATGCCGGTTGAAGAGATAAAGAAAATCGCCGAAGGTCGTGTGTGGACCGGTGAAATGGCCAAAGGGTTGAAGTTGGTCGACCAGCTTGGTGGGCTCGACGATGCCATTGCGGCCGCAGCCGACCGTGCCAACCTCGAAGATTACCGCGTTGAGCGCTATCCCGAGCAAATGGATTTCCTGACCTCTCTCCTCTCGAATGTATCTCCCGACCGTTATATTCAGGAAAAAGTGAAGTCGATGTTCGGCAATTTCGGGCAGACCTTCCTTTTCCTTAAAAATATCGACAAGGTAGACCGTTTGCAGGCTCGAATGCCATTTGACATCATGTTTCAATAA
- a CDS encoding metallophosphoesterase family protein, which produces MKRIGLLSDTHAWWDERYREYFESCDEIWHAGDIGSLDVARKLEAIKPLRAVYGNIDGQEIRTIYPQHQRFTIEGADVWITHIGGYPGKYDARVVPEIFRNPPRLFVSGHSHILKVMYDKKLQMLHINPGAAGKYGFHKQRTLVRFSIADGCFKDLEVIELAEK; this is translated from the coding sequence ATGAAACGCATAGGATTGTTGTCGGACACTCACGCTTGGTGGGACGAGCGTTATAGAGAATATTTTGAGTCTTGTGACGAGATATGGCATGCCGGAGACATCGGTTCGCTCGACGTGGCACGCAAACTCGAAGCCATAAAACCGTTGCGAGCCGTATACGGGAATATCGACGGGCAAGAAATAAGGACAATCTATCCCCAACATCAACGATTTACAATAGAAGGAGCCGATGTGTGGATAACGCATATCGGCGGTTATCCGGGAAAATATGATGCTCGTGTCGTACCCGAGATATTTCGAAACCCTCCACGTCTGTTCGTTTCGGGACATTCACATATACTCAAAGTTATGTATGACAAGAAGTTGCAAATGTTGCATATCAATCCCGGAGCGGCCGGAAAATATGGGTTTCACAAGCAGCGTACGCTGGTGCGGTTTTCCATTGCAGATGGCTGTTTCAAAGATTTGGAAGTGATAGAATTGGCAGAAAAATAG
- a CDS encoding ABC transporter permease produces MNVEFFIAKRIYARTGEKGSVQIPPAIRIATWGVALGMAIMILAVSIVIGFKREISEKVIGFGAHIQITGAAYQNSYETAPIALSPALDTLLSTFPQIESYSCYATKPGILKTDTDFLGITLKGVTADYPTEFIAGYLTEGRLPRLDGETPGNEILLSRYMADKLQLHAGDAIYCYFVDESVRARKFMVSGIYQTNLTEYDRLFIFGDARQVQMLNRWAGDRYSGIEIRLNDGDAMTPVNEQLYPLLLPMKDKYNAPYFTHTVRELNPQLFNWLDLLDMNVWVILILMSLVSGFTMISGLLVIILEHTRMIGVLKTLGANNLSIRKTFLYVAAFLVGRGMIWGNLCGIALCVIQYYFHVIKLDPEIYYIPAVPISFHVGYLVLLNVAAFLVSLLMLVGPSYIISRIRPAKTIKFE; encoded by the coding sequence ATGAATGTAGAATTCTTTATTGCCAAACGCATATATGCCCGAACCGGGGAAAAAGGTTCGGTACAAATACCTCCGGCCATACGCATTGCGACATGGGGTGTCGCATTGGGTATGGCCATTATGATATTGGCTGTTTCTATTGTTATCGGGTTCAAACGGGAAATCAGCGAGAAAGTTATCGGTTTCGGAGCCCACATACAGATTACCGGAGCTGCCTACCAGAACAGTTATGAAACGGCCCCAATTGCCCTCTCTCCTGCCTTGGATACCTTGCTTTCGACCTTTCCGCAAATCGAATCATATTCCTGCTATGCCACAAAACCAGGGATATTGAAAACCGATACCGATTTCCTCGGCATCACCCTCAAAGGCGTGACGGCCGATTATCCGACCGAATTCATCGCGGGGTATCTGACCGAGGGGCGATTGCCTCGACTCGACGGCGAGACTCCCGGTAACGAAATACTCCTATCGCGCTATATGGCCGATAAGTTGCAATTACATGCCGGCGATGCCATCTATTGTTATTTTGTCGACGAGAGCGTGCGGGCTCGAAAATTCATGGTTTCAGGAATTTACCAAACCAACCTGACCGAATATGACCGGTTGTTTATCTTCGGAGACGCCCGCCAGGTGCAAATGCTCAACCGATGGGCCGGCGACCGATATAGCGGTATAGAGATACGCTTGAACGACGGCGATGCCATGACTCCGGTCAATGAGCAGCTCTATCCGCTTCTTCTTCCGATGAAAGACAAATATAATGCGCCGTATTTCACTCATACCGTTCGGGAACTCAATCCACAGCTATTCAATTGGCTCGACTTGCTCGATATGAATGTGTGGGTCATTCTCATACTCATGTCGCTTGTGTCGGGTTTCACGATGATTTCGGGACTACTTGTCATCATTCTCGAACATACCCGCATGATTGGTGTTTTAAAGACTTTGGGGGCCAATAATCTGTCCATACGCAAAACTTTTCTTTATGTCGCGGCCTTCCTTGTGGGGCGTGGAATGATTTGGGGAAATCTTTGTGGAATAGCGCTCTGTGTGATTCAATATTATTTCCATGTCATCAAACTCGACCCGGAGATATATTACATTCCGGCTGTGCCCATTTCATTCCATGTCGGATACCTTGTCTTGCTGAATGTTGCCGCATTCCTCGTTTCGTTGCTGATGCTTGTCGGGCCCTCTTATATAATTTCGCGCATTCGTCCGGCCAAAACCATTAAATTTGAATAA
- a CDS encoding pyridoxal phosphate-dependent aminotransferase: MPKISERGKIMPASPIRKLVPLANKAKKRGIKVYHLNIGQPDLPTPEIGLEAARHIDRKVLEYSPSEGIYSFREKLVGYYAKFNINVNVEDIIITTGGSEAVLFAFMACLDPGDEIIVPEPAYANYMAFAISAGAIIKTLPSSIDEGFALPPVEKFEELITPRTKGILICNPNNPTGYLYTQKEMNQIRDIVKKHDLFLFSDEVYREFCYTGAAYISAFHLKGIENNVVLIDSVSKRYSECGIRIGALITKNEELKKNVMKFCQARLSPPLIGQIIAEASLDASAEYMSEVYNEYVERRKFLIDGINRIPGCYSPIPMGAFYTMAKLPVDNADDFCAWCLEHFEYEGQTVFMAPGSGFYTTPGLGINEVRMAYVLKKEDLAKALIVLQKALEAYPGRTL, translated from the coding sequence ATGCCTAAAATATCCGAGCGGGGAAAAATCATGCCCGCCTCCCCTATTCGCAAACTCGTCCCGCTGGCCAACAAGGCCAAGAAACGGGGCATAAAAGTATATCATCTGAATATCGGGCAGCCCGACCTCCCTACGCCCGAAATAGGTCTTGAAGCGGCTCGTCATATCGACCGCAAAGTCTTGGAATACAGCCCCAGCGAGGGTATTTACAGCTTCCGCGAAAAACTGGTCGGCTACTATGCCAAATTCAACATCAATGTAAATGTCGAGGATATTATCATCACGACGGGTGGTTCCGAAGCGGTGCTGTTTGCCTTCATGGCATGTCTCGACCCGGGCGATGAGATAATCGTGCCTGAGCCTGCCTATGCCAATTACATGGCCTTTGCCATATCGGCCGGTGCCATCATCAAAACGCTGCCTTCATCGATCGATGAAGGATTTGCACTCCCGCCCGTAGAAAAATTCGAAGAACTCATAACCCCCCGCACCAAAGGTATCTTGATCTGTAACCCCAACAACCCGACGGGATACCTCTACACGCAGAAAGAGATGAACCAGATACGCGACATCGTGAAAAAACACGACTTGTTTCTCTTCTCCGACGAGGTGTATCGGGAATTCTGCTATACCGGTGCCGCGTACATCTCGGCTTTCCATCTGAAAGGCATTGAGAACAATGTCGTGCTTATCGATTCGGTATCGAAACGTTATAGTGAATGCGGCATTCGCATTGGTGCGCTCATCACCAAGAATGAAGAGTTGAAAAAGAACGTGATGAAGTTCTGTCAGGCCCGGTTGAGTCCTCCCTTGATAGGTCAAATCATTGCCGAAGCCTCTCTCGATGCGTCGGCCGAATATATGTCGGAAGTCTACAATGAGTATGTCGAACGACGTAAATTCCTGATTGACGGAATCAATCGCATACCCGGTTGCTATTCGCCCATTCCCATGGGAGCTTTTTATACCATGGCCAAATTGCCGGTCGACAATGCCGATGATTTCTGCGCTTGGTGTCTTGAACATTTCGAATATGAAGGACAAACGGTGTTCATGGCACCCGGCTCGGGCTTCTACACGACACCCGGTTTGGGTATCAATGAAGTGCGAATGGCCTATGTCTTGAAAAAAGAAGATTTGGCCAAGGCTTTGATTGTCTTGCAAAAAGCGCTCGAAGCCTATCCGGGACGCACCTTATGA
- a CDS encoding WecB/TagA/CpsF family glycosyltransferase: MIRLKTVSLLRHKSELATLPDGKLLINTINAHSYNNAQKDPLFAEALLHGGALIPDGESIVLAFRWLRHEHIERIPGWDLFEFEMGRLNQKGGTCFFLGASEKTLQLIKEKAREVYPNIVVETYSPPYKPEFSEEENREMIAAVNRVKPDLLWVGMTAPKQEKWAYTHYDKLDVRGHIGTIGAVFDFFAGTVERAPEAWQKHGMEWAYRLLKEPRRMWRRYLLGNLIFFRYMMKEKTEK, translated from the coding sequence ATGATTCGACTGAAAACAGTTTCTTTATTGAGGCATAAGTCCGAATTGGCGACGCTGCCCGATGGCAAGTTACTGATTAATACAATCAATGCGCATTCGTATAATAATGCGCAGAAAGATCCTCTCTTTGCCGAAGCCTTGCTGCACGGCGGGGCATTGATACCCGATGGAGAGAGTATTGTCCTGGCTTTTCGCTGGTTGCGGCACGAACATATCGAACGGATTCCCGGGTGGGACTTGTTTGAGTTTGAAATGGGACGTCTCAATCAAAAAGGGGGTACCTGTTTCTTTCTCGGTGCCAGTGAAAAAACGCTTCAACTGATCAAAGAGAAAGCGCGCGAAGTGTATCCGAATATCGTTGTCGAGACCTATTCCCCGCCCTATAAACCCGAATTTTCCGAGGAAGAGAATCGGGAAATGATTGCAGCGGTAAATCGTGTAAAACCCGACCTTTTGTGGGTAGGCATGACGGCGCCCAAACAGGAGAAATGGGCCTATACCCACTATGACAAGCTCGATGTGCGAGGCCATATCGGGACCATCGGTGCGGTATTTGACTTCTTTGCCGGTACCGTGGAGCGGGCTCCGGAGGCGTGGCAGAAACACGGAATGGAGTGGGCCTATCGTCTGCTGAAAGAACCCCGACGTATGTGGCGGCGCTATCTGCTGGGGAACTTGATATTTTTCCGTTATATGATGAAGGAGAAGACCGAGAAGTAG
- a CDS encoding glycosyltransferase family 4 protein produces MRLRVLFIMHMPPPVHGAAMVGKYIHDSRLVNEAFDCRYINLATAANLEDIGKVRLSKLTDFSRLLGRIRKEYRSFRPDLVYVTPNASGGAFLKDFVVVQMLKSLGARVVVHYHNKGVSNYQQKPLFDFCYKRFFKGVKVILLSELLYSDFSRYVERKDVEVCANGIPELFTDEPAFNRKNDKVNILFLSNLIASKGVYVLLDALQILKKQGYAVSCTFVGGETQEISAATFAQAVAQRHLDESVVYAGSKYGKAKAACFEGADIFVFPTFYHNESFPLVNLEAMQYKLPVISTDEGGIRDIVEDGVTGFIVPKENATALAEKIAILIDDGEMRRKMGEAGYKRYKELFTLPIFETRFVQTLQKVCAQE; encoded by the coding sequence ATGAGACTGCGGGTTCTTTTTATTATGCATATGCCGCCGCCGGTGCATGGGGCTGCGATGGTGGGAAAATATATCCACGATAGCCGGTTGGTGAATGAGGCGTTCGATTGCCGGTATATCAACTTGGCTACGGCGGCCAATCTGGAAGATATAGGCAAAGTGCGGTTGTCGAAACTGACCGACTTTTCTCGTCTGCTTGGCCGTATCCGCAAGGAGTATCGCTCGTTCCGTCCCGACTTGGTATATGTAACGCCCAATGCCAGCGGAGGCGCTTTCCTCAAAGACTTTGTCGTGGTGCAAATGCTTAAATCACTGGGGGCTCGTGTTGTGGTTCACTATCACAACAAAGGGGTATCGAACTATCAACAGAAACCGCTTTTCGACTTTTGTTATAAGAGGTTTTTCAAAGGGGTGAAAGTCATCTTGCTGTCGGAGCTTCTGTATAGCGATTTTTCCCGCTATGTCGAGAGAAAAGATGTTGAGGTCTGTGCCAACGGCATTCCCGAACTTTTTACCGATGAGCCTGCTTTCAACCGGAAGAACGACAAGGTGAATATTTTGTTCCTCTCGAACCTGATTGCTTCGAAAGGCGTGTATGTGTTGCTCGATGCTTTGCAGATACTCAAAAAACAGGGATATGCGGTGTCGTGTACGTTTGTCGGCGGAGAGACCCAGGAGATTTCGGCAGCGACTTTTGCCCAGGCCGTAGCGCAACGCCACCTCGACGAGAGTGTCGTCTATGCCGGAAGCAAATATGGTAAGGCAAAAGCGGCCTGTTTTGAGGGGGCTGACATCTTCGTCTTCCCCACGTTTTATCACAATGAATCGTTCCCGCTGGTCAATCTCGAAGCCATGCAATATAAGTTGCCGGTCATTTCGACCGATGAAGGCGGCATAAGAGATATTGTCGAAGACGGGGTTACTGGGTTTATTGTCCCGAAGGAAAATGCAACGGCATTGGCCGAAAAGATAGCGATTCTTATCGATGACGGTGAGATGCGCCGAAAAATGGGTGAAGCTGGTTACAAGCGGTATAAGGAGCTCTTTACATTACCGATTTTTGAAACTCGTTTTGTGCAAACGCTCCAAAAGGTGTGCGCACAGGAATAA
- a CDS encoding Coenzyme F420 hydrogenase/dehydrogenase, beta subunit C-terminal domain gives MEKICDEKDCFGCAACIDKCPVSCIHFEQNSIGHFIPKIDATKCIDCKSCVKVCPANHIPERKMPHTVYAAWRKDESLRIQSSSGGIATALSEHTIKQGGVVYGAAFVPGFKFKHTRCTSLDDLNAIRGSKYVQSDMRDIYKQMAIDLKNGVKVLYIGTPCQVVGVKNTFQDKYDNLTTIDLVCHGVPSNAMLIDSLPHDVLFQEADRVDFRENNKFLFSIKKEHNILFSRPLSKDFYYKGFFTGLFYRDSCYSCPFAQAARVGDLTLGDFWGINRAMIPIDPQTGISLCLVNSKSGACLYNQIQSEIDAIPRPYEEALKHNEQLRKPKTLSFRSRIFRHFYPKIGFKWSIRFSIPEIVIKGWLKSLYK, from the coding sequence ATGGAAAAAATTTGTGACGAAAAAGATTGTTTCGGTTGTGCGGCATGTATAGACAAATGTCCGGTATCGTGTATTCATTTTGAGCAAAACTCCATAGGGCATTTTATTCCAAAGATTGATGCGACAAAATGCATCGATTGTAAATCGTGCGTTAAGGTCTGCCCGGCCAATCATATACCTGAAAGGAAGATGCCTCATACGGTCTATGCTGCATGGCGCAAAGATGAATCGCTTCGCATACAAAGTTCTTCCGGCGGCATCGCTACGGCATTATCTGAGCATACCATCAAACAGGGTGGTGTTGTGTATGGGGCCGCTTTTGTGCCAGGCTTCAAATTTAAGCATACCCGATGCACATCGCTCGACGATCTCAATGCAATAAGGGGTTCAAAATATGTTCAAAGTGATATGCGGGACATATACAAGCAGATGGCTATCGACTTAAAAAATGGAGTAAAGGTCTTATATATTGGCACACCTTGCCAAGTTGTGGGGGTAAAAAATACATTCCAAGACAAATATGATAATTTGACTACTATTGATTTGGTCTGTCATGGAGTGCCTTCAAATGCCATGTTGATAGACAGCCTTCCTCATGATGTTTTATTTCAAGAGGCCGACCGGGTCGATTTCCGCGAAAATAACAAATTTCTATTTTCTATAAAAAAGGAACATAATATACTCTTTTCTCGTCCATTAAGTAAAGATTTTTACTACAAAGGGTTTTTCACGGGACTCTTTTATCGAGATAGTTGCTATTCGTGCCCCTTTGCTCAGGCGGCTCGTGTTGGCGATCTTACCTTAGGTGATTTTTGGGGTATCAATCGTGCTATGATACCTATTGATCCACAAACAGGAATATCGTTATGTCTTGTTAATAGTAAGAGTGGCGCTTGTTTATACAATCAAATTCAATCGGAGATTGACGCCATTCCCCGCCCCTATGAAGAGGCTCTAAAACACAATGAACAATTAAGAAAACCCAAAACTCTTTCGTTCAGAAGTCGGATATTTCGCCATTTCTATCCTAAGATTGGATTTAAATGGAGTATCAGATTTTCTATTCCTGAGATTGTGATAAAAGGCTGGTTAAAATCTCTGTATAAATAA
- a CDS encoding polysaccharide pyruvyl transferase family protein yields MRIKTLTTYNVYNYGASLQAYALMTYLSRQGHDVEIINYQPEYLTRKYNYKWVNPESKMSRYALTRVVYRILKFLQRQTTLANKHLFDDFTHRMLHETRQVYYTFEELQENPPEADLYVVGSDQIWNVFYEAGRDPAFYLEFVRSGKRASYAASFSYIDIDDENRKRIACSLKKFDAVSVREYHGIDILRTMGIEGTWVLDPVFLLSIEEWKEIMVPVKTGIEPYLLIYDFEGNNELKDFAVRYAKEQNLKIYSISDRAYQTRYADKHFTKTGPCEFISLIYHCSAFVSNSFHGTAFSIMFHKPVFVFGRNRHKVNSRMESLLSMFELSDRYIRTDKENSSPAEIDWNRIESIKDRFLNISESFIRKVLD; encoded by the coding sequence ATGAGAATCAAGACACTGACGACATATAATGTCTATAATTACGGGGCTTCGTTGCAGGCGTATGCTCTCATGACCTATTTGTCCCGCCAAGGACATGATGTCGAGATTATAAATTATCAACCGGAGTATCTCACCCGCAAATACAACTACAAGTGGGTCAACCCCGAGTCAAAAATGAGTCGCTATGCTCTAACCCGTGTTGTATATCGTATCTTGAAATTTCTACAACGACAAACGACATTGGCCAATAAGCACCTATTCGACGACTTTACTCACCGCATGTTGCACGAGACCAGACAGGTCTATTACACATTTGAAGAGTTACAGGAGAATCCGCCCGAAGCTGATTTGTATGTTGTGGGAAGCGACCAGATATGGAATGTCTTTTACGAAGCTGGCCGTGACCCGGCATTTTATCTCGAATTTGTCCGTTCAGGGAAACGGGCCTCATATGCTGCCAGTTTTTCTTATATTGATATAGATGATGAAAACCGTAAACGCATAGCTTGTTCGCTTAAAAAATTTGATGCCGTTTCGGTAAGGGAATATCATGGAATTGACATACTGCGGACCATGGGAATAGAAGGGACCTGGGTATTGGATCCTGTATTCCTACTATCCATCGAAGAATGGAAAGAGATAATGGTTCCTGTAAAAACAGGTATAGAACCCTATCTTTTGATATATGACTTTGAGGGGAATAACGAATTGAAAGATTTTGCCGTGCGGTATGCCAAAGAGCAAAATTTGAAGATATATTCCATATCAGACAGAGCCTATCAGACTCGTTATGCCGATAAACATTTTACCAAGACCGGGCCATGTGAGTTTATTTCGCTTATATATCATTGTAGCGCATTCGTTTCCAACTCATTCCACGGAACCGCATTTTCTATCATGTTTCACAAACCGGTCTTTGTTTTCGGACGGAACCGGCATAAAGTGAACTCTCGTATGGAAAGTCTGCTCTCGATGTTTGAGCTATCTGACAGGTACATTCGGACAGATAAAGAGAATAGTTCTCCGGCAGAAATTGACTGGAATAGAATAGAGTCGATAAAAGACCGATTCTTGAACATCTCGGAATCGTTTATTCGTAAAGTCTTGGATTAG
- a CDS encoding glycosyltransferase family 4 protein, with product MKKLLIFHSTVAPYRVSFFNDLYKAFDTKICLRYKNLRSQKFDYEKISSQFLFSPTYLKELFQWKGRTFNSGYWRELNAFRPDIVFVEEFSIGAIWVLLHRFFTRRKYRVVSICDDSYNMVAENNDFSAFHKYSRKLLAHKLDEIILVEPKVVKWYNEKYQRGFWFPIIKPDNATREEYARVLPTSNQIISENHLENKCIFLYVGRLVKIKNIDTIIRAFSKLDQNKNALIIVGDGEEKVSLEDLAHQLSVNVLFTGRLEGDALNAWYNIAHCFILASYKEPFGAVTNEALLAGCISIISNKAGSSCLIEENKNGFLFDPMDTEQLTRIMRQVSSVVTIDYPVKLKPNQMTYQYQDFMQSLIERIDTL from the coding sequence ATGAAAAAACTTTTGATTTTTCATTCGACCGTCGCACCGTATAGAGTGTCATTTTTTAATGACCTATATAAGGCTTTTGATACAAAGATATGTCTGCGATACAAAAATCTTCGTTCACAGAAATTTGACTATGAAAAGATTTCCTCTCAATTTCTATTCTCTCCTACCTACCTGAAAGAGTTATTCCAATGGAAAGGTAGAACATTCAATTCCGGATATTGGCGAGAGTTAAATGCGTTCAGACCGGATATCGTTTTTGTGGAGGAATTTAGCATTGGTGCCATATGGGTGTTATTGCATCGATTTTTTACTAGGAGAAAGTACAGGGTAGTTTCTATCTGCGATGATAGTTATAATATGGTTGCAGAGAACAATGATTTCTCTGCGTTCCATAAATATTCGAGAAAACTTCTTGCCCATAAATTGGACGAAATCATTCTTGTTGAGCCCAAAGTCGTAAAATGGTATAATGAAAAATACCAACGCGGATTTTGGTTTCCCATTATAAAACCCGATAATGCGACCCGAGAAGAATATGCCCGTGTTTTACCGACAAGTAATCAGATCATTTCAGAGAATCATTTGGAAAACAAATGTATTTTTCTGTATGTAGGCCGATTGGTAAAAATTAAGAATATAGATACCATCATTAGGGCATTTTCTAAATTGGACCAAAACAAAAATGCGTTGATTATCGTTGGTGATGGTGAAGAAAAAGTATCGTTAGAGGATTTAGCCCACCAATTGTCTGTTAATGTATTGTTTACTGGTCGTTTGGAAGGCGATGCGTTAAACGCGTGGTACAATATAGCCCATTGTTTTATTTTGGCCAGTTATAAAGAACCTTTTGGAGCAGTTACCAATGAAGCCCTTTTAGCCGGTTGCATATCTATTATATCAAACAAAGCCGGCTCTTCTTGCCTCATCGAAGAAAATAAAAATGGTTTTCTCTTTGATCCGATGGATACTGAGCAATTGACAAGAATCATGCGACAAGTCTCATCTGTGGTAACAATAGATTATCCGGTGAAATTGAAACCCAACCAGATGACATATCAATATCAAGACTTCATGCAATCACTTATAGAGCGAATCGATACTTTATGA